The Anabrus simplex isolate iqAnaSimp1 chromosome 1, ASM4041472v1, whole genome shotgun sequence genome window below encodes:
- the LOC136860343 gene encoding F-box and leucine-rich repeat protein 13-like, with protein MSPTTTIDDLPDDVLVEIFSYFTFSHLMKSVQHVCQRWKHVVQFSDLWINLTYVPNEQGVEHDKEVITMLRQAPKLRTLNLRARPVDYSVLHGALDHCHNLRRLELNGRQKFGVGVLNSLLQECPLIEYLHLPNEVLNKVECSEVIARFENLQTLVVGEISDQWEYPAVLKPLADGCPALRHLNLLREMHTHDDLGYFLDRKKDQLVSLAVGWTSADWMNTIPLLVVCRSLNSLHIDSYYNEFCNDYMDIEIEPHFEPFKFLSRGITSLTLSKLNYITLSDIVGIFSNKAMSHLKELRIIEYGEYSDELGKVIIENCPHLTLLHITDCYDLSDSSVETVYTLQDLENLNLSHSSLSRHGMKSIIKCEGLKFLYLHDCQKLKVDSDLFHLKNLQVLNLSNCDVSGLPLHLLPSTLKRLRVLDLMYSENVDQESLTDLKRLMPHLLIKYKKYHPFAWHDDSNVVFMCPPVDEPTLGEAAQA; from the coding sequence ATGTCTCCAACCACCACCATAGATGATTTGCCTGATGATGTGCTGGTGGAAATATTCTCGTACTTTACATTTTCCCATCTAATGAAGTCGGTGCAACATGTCTGCCAACGATGGAAACATGTTGTCCAGTTCAGTGATTTATGGATCAATTTGACATACGTTCCAAATGAACAAGGTGTGGAACATGATAAAGAAGTAATTACAATGCTTCGTCAGGCTCCTAAGTTGCGTACATTAAATCTTAGAGCGAGACCGGTTGACTACTCGGTGTTACATGGCGCTCTCGACCACTGCCATAATCTAAGAAGATTGGAACTGAATGGACGTCAGAAGTTTGGTGTTGGTGTTTTGAATAGTCTTCTTCAGGAATGTCCATTAATTGAATATTTACACCTTCCTAACGAAGTTCTTAACAAAGTAGAGTGTTCAGAGGTCATTGCTAGGTTTGAAAACCTTCAGACACTTGTGGTTGGTGAAATTTCTGACCAGTGGGAATATCCAGCCGTGCTGAAACCTCTGGCAGATGGCTGTCCTGCCCTGAGACATTTGAACTTGTTAAGAGAAATGCACACCCATGATGATCTTGGATATTTTCTTGATAGGAAGAAGGACCAGCTGGTATCGTTGGCTGTTGGATGGACGAGTGCTGACTGGATGAATACTATCCCTCTCCTTGTAGTCTGTAGGTCTTTAAATTCTTTACATATTGATTCATATTATAATGAATTTTGTAATGATTACATGGACATTGAAATTGAACCCCATTTTGAACCTTTCAAGTTTTTGTCCAGGGGTATTACATCACTAACATTAAGTAAACTGAATTACATAACACTGAGTGATATCGTAGGCATCTTTAGCAACAAGGCAATGAGTCACTTGAAGGAACTACGTATTATTGAATATGGAGAATACAGTGATGAGCTTGGTAAAGTTATTATAGAAAACTGTCCTCATCTTACACTTCTGCATATAACAGATTGTTATGACTTATCCGATTCCTCCGTGGAAACTGTATACACTCTTCAAGACTTAGAAAATCTCAACTTGTCACATTCTAGTTTAAGTAGGCACGGGATGAAGAGCATTATTAAATGTGAGGGTCTGAAGTTCCTTTATCTTCATGATTGTCAGAAGTTGAAGGTGGACAGTGATTTATTTCATTTGAAGAATCTTCAAGTTCTGAATCTGTCAAACTGTGATGTTAGTGGGCTGCCTCTTCATTTACTTCCTTCTACTCTGAAACGCTTAAGAGTTCTTGATTTAATGTATTCTGAGAATGTTGATCAAGAATCTCTTACAGACCTCAAGAGGCTTATGCCTCATTTGCTTATAAAATACAAAAAATATCATCCGTTTGCTTGGCATGATGATAGCAATGTTGTGTTCATGTGCCCTCCTGTTGATGAACCAACACTTGGAGAGGCGGCTCAAGCTTGA